The Neobacillus sp. PS3-34 genome has a window encoding:
- the sigB gene encoding RNA polymerase sigma factor SigB, whose translation MSKQSQPNTSGKQEINELIKAYQLYQDSDAQDQLVIHYKGLVETIARKYSSGRSFHEDIAQVGMIGLLGAIRRYDESFGKSFEAFAVPTIIGEIKRFLRDKTWSVHVPRRIKELGPKIKTTVEDLTTKLHRSPKVEEIAEVLEVSEEEVLEAMEMGKSYQALSVDHSIEADSDGGTVTLLDIVGSVDEGYEKTNQRLVLEKVLHVLSDREKSIIQYTYLENMSQKDAGDMLGISQMHVSRLQRRAIKKLQEAIHAETNNSECLS comes from the coding sequence ATGTCGAAACAATCTCAACCTAATACCTCAGGGAAACAGGAAATCAATGAACTTATCAAAGCCTATCAGCTGTATCAGGATTCCGATGCACAAGACCAGCTTGTTATTCATTATAAAGGCCTTGTAGAAACGATAGCCCGGAAGTATTCAAGCGGCCGTTCTTTTCACGAAGATATTGCTCAGGTCGGAATGATTGGCTTGCTTGGAGCGATTCGGCGCTACGATGAATCATTTGGAAAAAGCTTTGAAGCTTTTGCGGTCCCGACGATAATTGGTGAAATAAAACGCTTCTTAAGGGATAAAACATGGAGTGTTCATGTACCCCGCCGCATTAAAGAACTCGGTCCTAAAATTAAGACTACCGTCGAAGATCTGACGACGAAGCTTCACCGTTCCCCTAAAGTGGAAGAAATTGCCGAGGTTTTAGAGGTTTCGGAAGAAGAAGTGCTAGAAGCGATGGAAATGGGCAAAAGCTATCAGGCTTTGTCTGTTGACCATTCAATTGAAGCGGATTCTGACGGAGGAACTGTCACCCTGCTTGATATTGTTGGCAGTGTGGACGAAGGCTACGAAAAAACGAATCAAAGACTTGTCCTTGAGAAGGTTCTCCATGTGTTATCGGATCGAGAGAAGAGTATTATCCAATACACATACCTTGAAAATATGAGTCAAAAAGATGCAGGGGATATGCTTGGTATTTCACAAATGCACGTATCTCGT
- the rsbW gene encoding anti-sigma B factor RsbW has product MNQPFDYIEMKIPAKPEFVGVIRLTLSGIASRMGFSYDDLEDLKIATSEACTNAVQHAYKNNEHGEVLIGFGLYKDRLEVMVADSGKSFDFESARQGLGPYNENDSAEFLREGGLGLYLIETLMDEVRIHNNEGVTVFMTKYLEGEQVEIDVETIST; this is encoded by the coding sequence ATGAATCAACCGTTTGACTATATTGAAATGAAAATACCGGCGAAACCTGAGTTTGTGGGCGTGATTCGCCTTACCCTATCTGGCATTGCCAGCAGAATGGGGTTTTCCTATGATGATTTGGAAGATTTAAAAATCGCTACTAGCGAAGCCTGCACGAATGCTGTTCAGCATGCTTATAAAAACAATGAGCACGGAGAAGTGCTAATTGGCTTCGGTTTATATAAGGACCGTTTGGAAGTAATGGTTGCCGATAGCGGAAAAAGCTTTGATTTCGAATCGGCTAGACAAGGTCTTGGCCCATACAACGAAAATGATTCAGCCGAGTTTCTGCGAGAAGGAGGCTTAGGGCTGTATCTGATCGAGACGTTGATGGATGAAGTCAGGATTCATAATAATGAAGGAGTAACTGTCTTCATGACGAAGTATCTTGAAGGAGAGCAGGTGGAGATCGATGTCGAAACAATCTCAACCTAA
- a CDS encoding anti-sigma factor antagonist has product MNIKIDVKENDTILAINVDGEIDAFTAPKLREAIFPLSEKENVKMEIDLSDVSYMDSTGLGVIVGVFKSVRSHNGEFRLIGLSERLKRLFEITGLADIIDINSQIEGGVQ; this is encoded by the coding sequence ATGAATATTAAAATAGATGTAAAAGAAAATGATACTATATTAGCGATTAATGTTGATGGAGAAATAGATGCTTTTACTGCCCCAAAACTCCGCGAGGCCATTTTTCCCTTATCTGAAAAGGAAAATGTGAAAATGGAGATTGATTTATCGGATGTTTCTTATATGGACAGTACCGGCCTTGGAGTTATTGTAGGTGTATTTAAATCAGTCCGTTCCCATAATGGAGAATTTCGTCTCATTGGATTATCTGAACGTCTAAAGAGACTTTTTGAAATTACGGGACTGGCCGATATTATTGATATAAACAGCCAGATAGAGGGTGGAGTGCAATGA
- a CDS encoding PP2C family protein-serine/threonine phosphatase — protein MELRENMEQKYREILINYLKNQSEQSLYQGQMFSRKSLEQKISPEEIVSLHKSLLLELYPEVPESVLHSFDILLEVMMGYGVAYREHQSLRNKQMELRTEMEIAANVQQTLLGTSIPEVEGLDIGALSVPAKHMNGDYFHFVVDENNCVNVAIADVIGKGIPAALCMSMIKYAMDSLPENRNTPNLVLESLNRVVEQNVDPSMFITMFYGMYDPAKHIIHYSSAGHEPGFYYHAESEEFSELEARGLLLGIDKKTKYLQFEKAILPGDMIILMSDGVTECRTEEGFLEKEELINYIRKYIHLDAQGIVNSIYKDLERLQHFQLRDDFTLIIIKRNV, from the coding sequence ATGGAACTTCGGGAAAATATGGAACAAAAGTATCGTGAAATTTTAATAAATTATTTAAAAAATCAATCGGAACAATCTTTATATCAGGGGCAAATGTTCAGCAGGAAATCGCTTGAGCAGAAGATATCTCCGGAAGAAATCGTCAGCCTTCATAAAAGCTTGCTCCTCGAGCTTTATCCGGAAGTTCCCGAGAGTGTGTTGCACTCCTTTGACATTCTGCTTGAGGTAATGATGGGCTACGGAGTGGCTTATCGTGAGCACCAAAGCCTTCGGAATAAACAGATGGAGCTTCGGACCGAAATGGAAATTGCGGCAAATGTCCAGCAAACCCTTTTAGGCACCTCTATACCGGAGGTTGAAGGACTGGATATTGGCGCACTGAGCGTACCGGCAAAACATATGAATGGAGATTATTTTCATTTTGTTGTGGATGAAAATAACTGTGTCAATGTGGCGATTGCTGATGTCATCGGAAAGGGAATACCTGCTGCTTTATGCATGTCCATGATCAAGTATGCAATGGACAGTCTTCCTGAAAATCGAAATACGCCTAATTTGGTTTTGGAAAGCCTGAATAGGGTTGTAGAACAAAACGTAGACCCGAGCATGTTCATAACGATGTTTTATGGAATGTATGATCCAGCTAAACATATCATCCATTATTCATCCGCAGGGCATGAACCCGGCTTCTATTATCATGCTGAAAGCGAGGAATTTTCCGAACTGGAAGCAAGAGGACTTCTTCTTGGCATTGATAAAAAGACTAAATATCTGCAATTCGAAAAAGCGATTCTTCCTGGCGATATGATTATTCTGATGTCAGATGGAGTAACCGAGTGCAGGACAGAAGAAGGCTTTTTGGAAAAGGAAGAATTAATCAATTACATCAGAAAGTATATTCACTTGGATGCACAGGGAATTGTCAATAGTATTTATAAGGATCTTGAAAGACTTCAGCATTTTCAATTGCGAGATGACTTTACATTAATCATTATTAAAAGAAATGTTTAA
- a CDS encoding anti-sigma regulatory factor, whose product MVNQSCVKILNEWDIVAARQLGRNVAKELGFGTVDQARITTAISELARNIYLYAGQGQICIEKIYNGGKAGLKIIAADNGPGISDIRQVMEDGFTTSGGLGAGLPGVKRLMDEFDIDSTPGSGTDIMATKWLR is encoded by the coding sequence ATGGTAAACCAATCCTGCGTAAAAATTTTAAATGAATGGGACATCGTTGCTGCCCGACAGCTAGGACGAAACGTTGCTAAGGAACTTGGGTTTGGAACGGTGGACCAGGCGAGAATCACTACGGCAATTAGCGAGCTGGCCAGAAATATCTACCTTTACGCTGGACAGGGGCAAATTTGTATAGAGAAAATATACAACGGCGGTAAAGCGGGATTGAAAATTATTGCTGCAGACAACGGTCCAGGTATTAGCGATATACGGCAGGTCATGGAAGATGGATTCACTACATCTGGTGGCCTTGGTGCAGGATTGCCCGGTGTGAAAAGATTAATGGATGAGTTTGATATAGATTCAACACCTGGAAGCGGAACAGATATAATGGCGACCAAGTGGCTCCGTTAG
- a CDS encoding STAS domain-containing protein, whose amino-acid sequence MRIPILKLHDCLLVSIQWELDDQTALQFQEDLLHKIHETSANGVVIDITSIDFIDSFIAKVLGDVISMSKLMGAKVVLTGIQPAVAITLIELGIGLEDVLTALDLEKGLEKLQQELGD is encoded by the coding sequence TTGAGAATACCGATTTTAAAATTACATGACTGCTTGTTAGTTTCCATTCAATGGGAATTAGACGATCAAACTGCCCTTCAATTCCAGGAGGATTTGCTTCATAAAATTCACGAAACAAGTGCAAATGGCGTTGTAATTGATATTACTTCTATTGATTTTATAGATTCTTTCATCGCCAAGGTTTTGGGTGATGTAATCAGTATGTCTAAATTAATGGGTGCAAAAGTCGTTCTTACCGGAATTCAGCCTGCTGTCGCCATTACGCTGATTGAATTGGGAATTGGATTAGAAGATGTCCTCACTGCATTAGATTTAGAAAAAGGTTTGGAGAAATTACAACAGGAATTGGGGGATTAA
- a CDS encoding RsbT co-antagonist protein RsbRA: MDNLILKYIASRKEELLDEWMDRMKKEADERALRLVSDQVFAGTSREFVDLIISNLKESKEEFNNRLTDFAEKVVRLGWPLHFVIEGLRTFSKNLFEGMQEHGYVTDENQMDVIYQFDSWMSPLQNEVVDIYSKTWERTVSLQKIALQELSAPLIPVFEGITVMPLVGTIDTERAKQIMENLLTGVVKHRSEVVLIDITGVPVVDTMVAHHIIQAAEAVRLVGAKCMLCGIRPEIAQTIVNLGINLNQFTTKNTLKKGIEAALELTNRKIVKVEGAN, encoded by the coding sequence ATGGATAATTTAATTTTAAAATATATTGCGTCACGAAAAGAAGAGCTCTTGGATGAGTGGATGGACAGAATGAAGAAAGAAGCAGACGAGCGTGCCTTAAGACTAGTGTCCGATCAGGTATTTGCAGGGACAAGCAGGGAATTTGTCGATTTGATTATTTCTAATCTGAAGGAATCAAAGGAAGAGTTCAATAATCGTCTGACAGACTTTGCGGAAAAAGTGGTAAGGCTGGGCTGGCCGCTGCATTTTGTGATTGAAGGGCTTCGCACTTTCAGTAAAAATTTATTTGAAGGTATGCAGGAACATGGTTACGTGACTGATGAAAACCAGATGGATGTAATTTATCAGTTTGATTCGTGGATGAGCCCACTTCAAAATGAAGTAGTTGATATATATTCCAAGACTTGGGAAAGAACAGTATCTCTTCAGAAAATAGCCTTGCAAGAGCTTTCGGCTCCATTAATTCCTGTGTTCGAAGGAATAACAGTAATGCCGCTTGTTGGTACAATAGATACAGAACGAGCAAAACAGATTATGGAAAACCTGCTGACGGGTGTGGTTAAACACCGTTCAGAAGTAGTGTTAATCGATATAACAGGAGTACCTGTAGTAGACACGATGGTTGCGCATCATATTATTCAAGCTGCCGAAGCTGTGCGTTTAGTAGGAGCAAAATGCATGCTTTGCGGCATTCGTCCTGAAATAGCTCAAACAATTGTTAATTTAGGCATAAATTTAAACCAATTTACAACTAAAAATACCCTGAAAAAGGGAATTGAAGCCGCGTTAGAATTGACAAACCGTAAAATTGTCAAAGTGGAGGGAGCAAATTGA
- the ndoA gene encoding type II toxin-antitoxin system endoribonuclease NdoA: MIVKRGDVYFADLSPVVGSEQGGVRPVLVIQNDIGNRFSPTVIVAAITAQIQKAKLPTHVEIDAKRYGFERDSVILLEQIRTIDKQRLTDKITHLDDEMMEKVDEALQISLGLIEF; this comes from the coding sequence TTGATTGTCAAACGTGGCGACGTTTATTTTGCGGACCTATCCCCAGTTGTTGGTTCTGAACAAGGCGGCGTCCGACCTGTTCTTGTCATTCAAAACGACATCGGGAATCGGTTTAGTCCCACAGTAATTGTTGCGGCAATCACGGCTCAAATACAAAAAGCTAAGCTGCCTACTCATGTTGAAATTGATGCGAAGCGATATGGCTTTGAACGAGACTCGGTCATCTTATTAGAACAAATTCGTACAATTGATAAGCAGCGCTTAACCGATAAAATTACCCATCTCGATGACGAAATGATGGAAAAAGTGGATGAAGCCTTGCAAATAAGCTTAGGTCTCATCGAATTTTAA
- a CDS encoding YlcI/YnfO family protein yields MSESGATTEILVKLPQHLLTELDGFVKQENVNRSEFIYQATKMYLRERKKRQIREAMRRGYMEMSKINLTIASEAFLAEYEAEQNVERLVSGG; encoded by the coding sequence GTGTCAGAGTCCGGCGCAACAACGGAAATCTTAGTGAAATTACCGCAACATCTTTTAACCGAATTAGATGGTTTTGTTAAACAAGAAAATGTTAATCGCAGTGAATTTATTTACCAGGCAACAAAAATGTACCTGCGTGAACGTAAAAAGAGACAAATTCGCGAGGCTATGAGACGCGGATATATGGAAATGTCGAAGATTAATTTAACGATTGCATCTGAAGCATTCCTGGCAGAATATGAGGCAGAACAAAATGTTGAACGTCTAGTTAGCGGAGGATAA
- the alr gene encoding alanine racemase, giving the protein MEEQGYFYRDTWAEVDLDCISDNVMAIKNYLPEEVDIIAVVKANAYGHGDDQTAQAALKAGAKYLAVAFMDEAIALRKKGITAPILVLGATRPQDAMVAAENQITLTIFQSDWLNEAKAHLGQDQKLLLHVKLDTGMGRIGIRNKEELKQVVQILKSEDIFVLEGIFTHFATADELELSYFQRQLDTFIEMLNVLEKRPRYVHCSNSAAALRFPDALFNAVRIGIAMYGLTPSREMEPEIPVPLKEAFMLKSRLVHVKKLQKGEKVSYGATYEAQEEEWIGTLPIGYADGWIRKLQGQEVLVEGKRVPIVGRICMDQCMIRLPGNVPVGTTVTLIGAQNGKFISVNEIAEKLDTINYEITCMIASRVPRLYKQDGRIVNLKNYLIQNEWE; this is encoded by the coding sequence ATGGAAGAGCAGGGTTATTTCTATAGAGACACCTGGGCTGAAGTTGATTTGGATTGCATTTCTGATAATGTAATGGCCATAAAAAATTATCTGCCTGAGGAAGTGGATATCATTGCCGTTGTAAAAGCAAATGCATATGGGCATGGTGATGATCAGACCGCACAGGCTGCCCTGAAGGCCGGGGCAAAATATTTAGCGGTAGCATTTATGGATGAAGCAATCGCCTTGAGAAAGAAAGGAATAACTGCCCCAATCCTTGTACTGGGAGCCACCCGTCCGCAGGATGCGATGGTAGCGGCTGAAAATCAAATTACACTTACCATATTTCAATCCGACTGGCTGAACGAAGCGAAAGCTCATCTGGGCCAGGACCAAAAGCTTTTGCTTCATGTCAAGCTTGATACAGGCATGGGAAGAATCGGAATTCGAAATAAAGAAGAGCTTAAGCAAGTCGTTCAGATATTAAAGAGCGAAGACATTTTCGTTTTGGAAGGAATTTTTACCCACTTTGCAACAGCTGATGAACTTGAGCTTTCATATTTCCAACGGCAATTGGATACATTTATAGAGATGCTCAATGTATTGGAGAAGCGGCCGCGATACGTACATTGCAGCAACAGTGCGGCAGCCCTCCGTTTTCCTGATGCCCTCTTTAATGCTGTCCGAATCGGTATTGCCATGTATGGGCTGACACCATCACGTGAAATGGAACCAGAAATTCCGGTTCCATTAAAAGAGGCATTTATGCTGAAATCGCGCCTTGTTCATGTGAAAAAGCTTCAAAAGGGTGAAAAGGTCAGCTATGGAGCGACCTATGAAGCGCAGGAAGAGGAATGGATCGGCACACTGCCAATTGGCTACGCAGATGGATGGATAAGAAAATTACAGGGACAGGAAGTACTGGTGGAGGGGAAACGAGTACCGATTGTCGGAAGGATCTGCATGGACCAGTGTATGATTAGGCTTCCTGGAAATGTACCCGTTGGAACAACTGTTACATTAATTGGCGCACAGAACGGCAAGTTCATCTCTGTGAATGAAATTGCCGAAAAGCTGGATACGATTAATTATGAGATTACCTGCATGATCGCAAGCAGAGTTCCCCGGCTTTATAAACAAGACGGTAGGATTGTTAATTTGAAAAATTACCTTATTCAAAATGAATGGGAGTAG
- a CDS encoding outer membrane lipoprotein carrier protein LolA → MRKKLLLLFAGLMAIFVLAACGSKSQDDVVKDLNGKLEDLTGYKADAKMTLKMGKDPQVYNVEIWHKDPSYYRVNLKNAKQDQSQMILRNDEGVFVLTPALNKSFRFQSDSPQNSSQAYLYESLIKDIIQDKDAKFSSTKDFYVFETKTRYQNNKMLPFQEIKLNKSDLSPATVKVMDVDHNPLVTVEFSNVKFNANFDKDDFDMKKNMTRAQVGMPAMAESKDSAFTVKYPTSKISGSKLIDEKEVNLEDGKRVVLTYEGKKPFTLVQEKILAKPAATSMPTVVNGDPVDLGYTIGAISGHTITWTQNGIDYMLASKKLTEEELTTLARSVQGDGVK, encoded by the coding sequence ATGAGGAAAAAGTTGTTGCTGCTTTTTGCCGGGCTGATGGCTATTTTTGTCCTTGCAGCCTGTGGTTCTAAATCACAGGATGATGTAGTGAAAGATTTAAATGGAAAACTGGAGGATTTGACCGGCTATAAAGCAGATGCCAAAATGACACTAAAAATGGGTAAAGACCCTCAAGTGTACAATGTAGAAATCTGGCATAAGGACCCCTCTTATTACCGGGTTAATTTAAAAAATGCGAAACAGGACCAAAGCCAAATGATTTTAAGGAATGATGAAGGAGTATTCGTTCTGACGCCAGCCCTTAATAAAAGCTTCCGTTTTCAAAGTGATTCGCCGCAAAACAGCAGCCAGGCCTATCTATATGAATCCCTCATCAAAGATATTATCCAGGATAAAGATGCGAAATTTTCCTCGACAAAGGACTTTTATGTATTTGAAACAAAAACCCGCTATCAAAATAATAAAATGCTTCCGTTCCAGGAGATTAAGCTAAATAAAAGTGATTTATCACCGGCAACTGTAAAGGTAATGGATGTAGACCATAATCCGCTAGTAACAGTTGAATTTTCCAATGTTAAATTTAACGCCAACTTCGATAAAGATGATTTCGATATGAAGAAAAATATGACGAGAGCTCAGGTGGGTATGCCGGCCATGGCTGAATCCAAGGACAGTGCCTTTACTGTCAAATACCCTACGTCAAAAATTTCGGGTTCTAAGCTGATCGATGAAAAAGAAGTGAATTTGGAAGACGGAAAGCGCGTTGTGCTTACTTATGAGGGTAAGAAACCATTTACGCTCGTACAGGAAAAAATACTTGCTAAGCCAGCAGCAACATCTATGCCGACTGTTGTGAATGGAGATCCTGTTGATTTAGGATATACAATTGGGGCGATTTCCGGCCATACCATCACATGGACACAAAATGGAATCGATTATATGCTTGCGTCTAAAAAGCTGACAGAGGAAGAATTGACTACTTTGGCACGCTCTGTTCAGGGAGATGGCGTAAAATAA